The region ccctctgagcctcagtttctcatttgtaaagcGAGGCCAGACTGGATGGCTTTTTTAAGGGCCTTTCTGTCTCTAACCTCCTGTTTAAAACGGGTTCTTGGTGAGGTGAGAGAGGACCGGCACGAAGGCCCTTCTCAAAACCccgtttctctctttttttgtcatTTCCGAACCAGAAAATGACAGATGGCGAGACCTGGACAGGAAGTGCCCCCTTCAGATCGACCAGCCGAGCGCCAGCATCTGGGAGTGCCTGCCAGACAAGTGCCAGGATGGCGCCCTGTGGCACCGGGAGGCGGTCACCGCCTGCGCGGTCACCAACCTGATCAAAGACCTCAGCCTCAGCGACCACAACGGGCACCCGTCTGCGCCCCCCAGCAAGCGCCAGTGCCGGTCGCTGTCCTTCTCGGATGAGATGGCCAGCTGCCGGACGTCGTGGAGGCCCTTGGGGTCCAAAGTCTGGACGCCGGTGGAGAAGAGACGCTGCTACAGTGGGGGCAGCGTGCAGCGCTACTCCAACGGGTTCAGCACCATGCAgcggagttccagcttcagcctcCCATCCCGCGCCAACGCGCTCTCCTCGCCCTACGACTCGGTGGGACTCCACCCGCGGCCCGGTGGCCCGCCCGGCCCAGGGGCGCCGGGCCCGGCCACCTGCGGACAGGCGGACGACCTCTGGGGCCCCGCAGCAAGCCCCGTGGGCGGCGGCCGGCTGGACATGCAGCGCTCCCTGTCCTGCTCGCATGAGCAGTTCTCCTTTGCGGAGTACTGCCCGCCCTCCGCCAGCAGCACCCCTGCCTCGACGCCGGAGCCAGCCAGGCGCTCGGGTGGGCTGGCCCGCAGCCGCTCCCAGCCCTGCGTCCTTAACGACAAGAAGGTGGGCATCAAGCGGCGGCGCCCCGAGGAGGCACAGGAGCAGAGGCCCTCCCTGGATCTTGCCAAGATGGCACAGGTAagagccccctccctgccccgccccgaGGAGGCACTGCAGAAGCCAGCAGGGGTGTCTCTGAGCCTCCCCGGCTCCCGGTCCAGCCTGGGCAAGGGCAGGGTGCCCACGTCGAAGAGGCCCGGGAAGCTGGTTCGTTCCCTCGTTCTCAAAATCTGATACGGTGAAAAATGAAATCaagcctcccaccccccacccttaaAGCCATTGCCATTTCAAAGCAGAAGCGCTCTCTCCCGGTGCTAGCAGTGCTGACTGTGAGGAGCAGACAGCCAGGAAGAGGCAGGCGCAGCCTCATAGACGGTGGGGGCCCCCTTCTCAGGGGCCTCCCCCAGGAGCCCCCGTCCCCGCAGCTGCCGTAGGAACCAC is a window of Capra hircus breed San Clemente chromosome 26, ASM170441v1, whole genome shotgun sequence DNA encoding:
- the FAM53B gene encoding protein FAM53B, with the translated sequence MVMILSQSLDKQGADPVACRTFNPEPHTPKKMSQGPTLFSCGIMENDRWRDLDRKCPLQIDQPSASIWECLPDKCQDGALWHREAVTACAVTNLIKDLSLSDHNGHPSAPPSKRQCRSLSFSDEMASCRTSWRPLGSKVWTPVEKRRCYSGGSVQRYSNGFSTMQRSSSFSLPSRANALSSPYDSVGLHPRPGGPPGPGAPGPATCGQADDLWGPAASPVGGGRLDMQRSLSCSHEQFSFAEYCPPSASSTPASTPEPARRSGGLARSRSQPCVLNDKKVGIKRRRPEEAQEQRPSLDLAKMAQNCQTFSSLSCLNTGTEDRSARSPFAVHTGTTRSWAALFSAPSTGGRTPAGTPVPEPLPSSLDDPLACREEPCCEEPGTAWRDRGARSSPCSLDGELDIEQIENN